GCACCTGGCCCGATGCGTCGGACGTCGCCACCGAGGCATCCGATGAGCTCGTCGAGGCCATGTTCCCCGAGTTCGAGGCGGTGGACGGCGACGTGCCGACCACCGGTGCGGACAACGGGCTCGTGCTCGCCGACCTCGTCGGCCTCGAGTACGACGACCCGCAGTGGGACGCCTTCCTCGACCAGATGACGCTGGAGGAGCAGACCGAGATCTTCGCCAAGGGCGCGTACATGACCGAGGGCATCGAGCGCCTCGGCATCCCCGCTGCCGTGCTGCTGGACGGCCCCGCCGGCATCAGCTACTTCTTCGGCGACATCACCGCGGCCGCGTTCCCGACCGAGGTGGTCATCGCCTCGACCTGGAACGACGAGCTCGCCTACGCCATGGGCGAGGCCGTCGGCACCGAGGCGAACGCCTACGGCGTGCAGGGCTGGTACGCACCCGGCATGAACCTGCACCGCACCCCGCTCGGCGGCCGCAACTTCGAGTACTTCTCGGAGGACCCGCTGGTCTCGGGCAAGATGGGCGCCGCGATGGTCGCGGGCGCGGAGAGCCGCGGCGTGATCACGTTCATGAAGCACTTCGCGCTCAACGAGCAGGAGGTCAACGCCCGCTCCGGCGTGCACGTGTGGGCCGACGAGCAGGCGATCCGCGAGCTGTACCTGCGCCCGTTCGAGATCACCGTCACCGAGGGCGGCGCGAGCGGCGCGATGAGCTCGTTCATCCACATCGGCCCGACCTGGTCGGGCGGCAACGAGGCGCTGCTGCAGGAGGTGCTCCGCGGCGAGTGGGGCTTCGACGGCATCGTCTCGACCGACGCCGTGCTGGGCGCCTTCATGGACCCGGCCCAGGCCGTGCGCTACGGCAACGACCTGATGCTCGCGGTCATGCCGACGAGCGTCGCGTCGACCATCGAGGCCGAGCTCGAGGCCGACCCGGTCGGCGTCGGTGAGGCGCTGCGCGAGCGCGTGCACACGGTGCTCTACGCGCTGACGCAGACCGACCTCTTCGAGTAGGTCTCGCGCGCGAGTTGCGGGCCCCGGGGCGATGCCTCGGGGCCCGCACCCGTCTCCGAGGTCTCGAGACCCGTCAAAACCCTGCGCTCTGAGCCCCGAAAGCGCACCCTATTGACGGGTCTTCCGCGTTGCGTCGCGATGAGGTCTCGAGACCCGTCAAAATCCTGCGCTCTCAGGCCCGGAAGCGCAGCTTTTTGACGGGTCTCGTGCGGGGTGGGCCAAGGCGAGGGCGGGCAGATGCCGCGGGCTACGCGGGGCGCACGGGCTGGCGCAGCACGGTGCGCAGCTTCTCGGGCGCGGCGCGGCGCGGGTCGCTCAGGTAGACCTCGTGGTGCGGACCGTTGAAGGTGACCCCGTGCGCGGGCATCCACTCGTCGTGGAGTCGGGCGAGCGTGGGCGCCTCGTCGGCGAACGGCCCGAGGTGGAGGACCTGCGCGGACGACCCCTCCTCGATGGTCTGCAGGCGCAGCCGGTCGAGCGCCGGCGAGTCGCGCTTCGCGCGGGCCGCGGCGACGGCCCGGTCGATCGCGTCATGGTCGATCCAGTCGGGCTGGTGGATGAGCAGCGTCCACTTCCAGGCATCCCGATCGCCCCTCGTGAAGGCCGTCGGGTCGTCGGCCCACCAGAGCCCCTCGAGCGGGGCGACCACGAAGTCGCGCCCGAGCTCGCGCTTGCTCGCGAACTTCGCCGCGTAGGCGACCGGGTACAGCGTCTCGACCGCCTCGAGGTACACGGGGCTCACCCCGGGCGACCCCTGCCCGTCGATCGCGAGGTACTGCAGCGGCGGCACGTCGACCAGCGCCCAGTCCTTCGCCGTCGGCGCGTACAGCTCGCGGTGCGCGCGCTTGACGTCGTACTTCTCGCCCGCCTCGCCGCTCACCGCGCCCGCTCGCGGTCCTAGGCCTGTGCGTCCGTCAGGTGCGGCGCCCCGTGGTTCACGACCTTCACGACGAGGTTGTGCTTGGCCAGCGCGCGGATCGTGCGCGTCACCTCGTCGGACTGCCGACCGAGCGCCCGCTCATTCGCGACGACCAGCACGTCACCGGGCCGCAGCGTGTCGAACAGCCGCCCGAGCCGCTGTTCCCAGTTCTCCTCGGTCTCGGGCGCGGGGTAGCGGAAGTCGAGGATGTCGACGCCGAACCGCGCGAGGTCCATGCGCTGGTCGTACACGGGCGGCATGTCGTCGCGCGCGACCACGAGCCCCACGAGCCGCGATCCGTCGGGCCGCGCCTTCCACCAGAACTGGTTGCGCTGCAGCTCCTCGAAGCACTCCGGGCAGCCGATGGCGTGGTGGCCCGGCACGTGCGCGCTCTCGGGGGCATCCGCCGCGTCTGGGGCAGCATCGGATGCCGCATCCATCGCCGGTTCCGTCAGCTCACCCATGCGCACCTCCACGTCGCCTTCCATTCTCCCCGAAACCGCCGACCTCCGGGGTGGGCGCACACTCGCGCAGACCCCCGCACGCTACGGCGCGACCTCCGCCGACGCCTTCTGGGCCATCGGGGTGCCGTCCGACACGGCCCGAAGCGTGACGACGACCACGTACGTGCCACCCTCGCGAAGCCGGGGCACCCAGACCATGGCGGGGCCTCCATCGTCGGCGGTGTCCGCGACCATCCGGTACGCGATGCGCTCCGCGGCCCACTCGTCGGGGACGTCGGTACCGTTCAGCGACCAGGTCAGTTCCACGGGGACGCCCTTCAGCCCCTTGAGTCGCACGTCCACGCTGAACGTCCACCCCTGCAGGTCCAGTCCGTCGGACCCCTCCTCGGTCGCCACCGATGCGAGGGTGGCCGCAAGACGCGCCGCCAGTTGGGTCCGGGTGAGGGGTGTGCCTTCGGGGCCGTTGAAGCCGCCGGGCGACGCGTAGGCGGCCTGCGCGGCGGAGAGCCCGTAGGGCGCGAGCACGGGATCGTCCAGGATCTCGCCGATCTCGATCGTCGAACCACCAGGGCCGACTCGGGGTGTCGATGTCGCGCCCGAGCGGTCGTCGGTCGCAGGTTCGGTCGGACCGGGGTTCGTCTGCGTCCACCCAGGCCCCTGCACCGATTGCCGCGGGTCCACCGAGCAGCCGGGGCGATCGCCGCACGTGGGCTCGGGATCGTCGGTGGGCTCGGGATCGTCGGTGGGCTCGGGGTCCTCGGCGTCCACGTCGAGCGGGGCGTTCTCCTCGGCGGGAGGCGCGGTCTGCTCCGGCCCGACGAACTCGAAGGTGGTCGCGGACTCCGCATCCTCACCCGTGGCCACGACGCGCACCACGACGCGCACGATGCCGTCACCGACCGACTCCGACCCGATCAGCGTGGCGACCCCCGGCGCAGCGGAGGCCGACGCATCGGACTGCAGTGGATCCTCCGAGCCGTCGTACTTTTCCACGAACTCTCGGAGCGTCGCCCAGTCGATGCGCTCGACCGACCGGATCTCGGCGAGGTCCTGCAGGTCCTCCGGCGGCTGGAACCGCTCGAGGATGCTCCCCCACAGCGCGAGCATCGCAAGGAGCGCCCCCGCGATCGCGCCGCCGCTGATGATCAGCACCTTCATGCGGCGGTACCAGGGTTCGGGTGTGTTCGACGGCTCAGCGCCCGGAGAGACGTCGTCGCGCTCCAGCGCGGTCGGGCTCGCGGGCTCGTTCTCCTGGTTCACGGCAATCCCCTGTCCGGTGTCCGGCATGCGGTGGATCGGGTTCGATGCTGCCACCGGCGGCGCGCCCGCGCCTCAGGGCCGATGCGGGTTCACCTCAGCGCTAGCCCGGGCAACGGGCCGCCGGGTCCGGAACCGGTAACCCCGCAGAAACAGTTCCCGAGTAATCTTCACGTTCACAGTCGTGAGGACTGGGCAACACCTGCACTGCACACCCGACGCGAGTGAGGTCACCAATGAAGTTGCTCCACATCATCGCCAGTCCCCGCATCGAGAAGTCGAACACGCTGCGCGTATCCGCGGCGTTCCTCGACGAGCTCGACGCCACCGTGCCCGACCTCGAGGTCGAGACGCTCGACCTCTTCGCCGAGTCGCTGCCCGGGCTCGCGGGCGCGAACATCGACGCGAAGTACTCGCTCATGGCCGGCGCCCCGGTCGACCCGACGCACGCCGACTCGTGGGAGCGCATCGAGCACACCATCGAGCGCTTCCTCGCGGCCGACGCGTACCTCATCTCGACGCCGCTCTGGAACCTCGGCACGCCCTACGCGCTGAAGTACTACATCGACTGCATCGTGCAGCCCGGCTACCTGTTCCGCTACAACGAGCAGGGCTACCCCGTGCCGCTGGTGCACGACCGGAAGATGGTCGTCGTCACCTCCTCGGGCAGCGACTACTCGCCCGGCAGCCCGCTGCAGGCGCTCAACTTCCAGGAACCGTACCTGCGCGCCATCTTCGGCTTCGTCGGCATCACCGACATCACGTTCGTGCACGGCCACGCGATGGACGCGTCGCCGACGCACCGGGCCGACGGCATCGCCAGCGCGATCGACGAGGCTCGCGTCGTGGCGAGCTCGGAGGCGTGGCGGGACGGCGACGTCGAGGTGGCGTAGCGGCGTCAGGATCGACGGGTCGGCAGCACGGGCGAGCGGATGCCCCCGGGCCGGTCACCAGCCCAGTTCGCGCCCGTCGCGGGTGAGGGTGCCGGGGTCGACGCTGCCGGGCAGGAGCGCGGGCCAGAGCACGCTCTCGGCGCCCACCGCGGGCGGCCGGGCGCCCATCTGCTCCATGTCGGGCGAGGTCGCGGTGAGTCCGGGGTCGACGCCGTACACCTCGATGCCCTCGGGGGCGAGCTCCGTCGCGGCCTTGCGCACGAGCGCGTGCACGGCCGCCTTCGACACCGCGTAGCCCGCCGCGCCGGGGCTCGACGTGATGCCGAACCGCGGGTCGGAGTGGGAGCCGGCCCCACTGCCGACGACGATCACCTGGGCGTCCTTGGCGCGCCGCAGGGCAGGCAGGAACGCCTGCAGGGTGCGCCAGGTGCCGAGCACGTTGACCTCGAACGAGTCGAGCACGTCCTCGAGGTCGGCCGTCGACGCGGTCTGGTCCCACGGCGCGAACCGCGCGGCGTTCGCGACGAGCAGGTCGAGCGCGCGTCCGTCGAACGTGCGGGCGACCTCCTCGAGCTCACCCGCGTCGTGCAGGTCGCCGCGCATGATCGTGACACCCTCCACGTCGGCGAGCACCTCACTCGCCCTGGCCGGATCGCGCACCACCGCCGTCACGGTCCAGCCGGCCCTCACCAGCCTGCGCACCGCCGCGGCGCCGATGCCGCGTCCTCCTCCGGTCACGACCGCGGTCCGGATGTTCTCGTCGCCCTCGGGCATCCGCTCGCCCCTTCTCGGCGCGCGCCGCGCCGCTCATCGTCCGTCGGGTCGCGCGCTCAGGTGCGCAGCACCAGCGCCTCGCGCACGCCGAACACGCCCAGGATCCACGGCTCGTCGGTCGCGAACACGGTGTCCTCGATCGGCACGATCGCGGGGTCGTGCACCACGTGGGTCTCGCCGTCGTGCTCGAGCACGGCCGAGCCCGCCGCGACCACGTTGCGCACCCACTGCGCGCCCGACCCGTACGGCAGGGCGACGACGAATCCGCCCGCGGTCGGCTTCGCCCCGATCGGCGTCGAGTACTCCGTGCCGGTCGACCGCCCGACGTGGTGGATGACCGACGTCTCCTCGCCCTTCTTCCCGGCCGTCTTCAGCGTCTCGGGGTTCACGGTCTCGTTGAGGAATCGCCGCATCGGCTCGAGGATCCGCGGGTCCTGCGTGCGGAACCCCCGCACCAGCGTCGCGACGAACGCGGCGATCGCGACGAGCGCGACACCGAACAGCACCAGCAGCACGCGCCAGAAGACCTTCATCGCCCGGTCCCCCGTCGCATCCGCACCGTCGTCTCGCCCATGCCGATCCCCCGATCATCCCGGTCGCGTCAGTCCTTGACGCACCCCAGCGTAGGGGCGGATGCCGCGCGGCGACAGGCCCCGGAACGGGGGCGACCCCGGCGGTGCGGCTCCCGGCCTCAGGAGGCGTTCGACGCGACCCCCAGGCGCGCGGCGAGCCACTCCTCCGCCCGGCGGCGGAACGCCTTCGCCATCTCGCTCGACCACGCGATCGTCTCGAAGCCGTGCGGTGCGCCCGGCACGACGTCCGTCGTGACCTCGACGCCCGCCGCCCGCAGCGCCTCGGCGTAGGCGACGTCCTCGTCGTGGAACAGGTCGATGTCGCCGACCCCGACCCAGGCCGGCGGAAGTCCGGCGAGGTCTGCCCGGCGCGCGGGAACGGCGTAGGCGGGCACCTCGGCCGCGCCCGGCGCCGCCCCCAAGTACGAACGCCAGCCGACGAGGTTGTCGCGGTTCGACCAGGCGAAGTGGCGCCGGGCGTCGTGCGCCCTCGTGGCGGCCGTGCGGTCGTCGAGCATCGGGCAGTACAGCAGCTGCGCGGCCGGCTGCGTGCCGCCGAGGTCGGCGAGGCGCTGCGCGAGCGCCGCCGCGAGCCCGCCGCCCGCGCTCTGCCCGCCGACGGCGACCAGTTCCGGATCGAGTCCCCGCCCGGCGGCCTCGCGCTGCACCCACTCCCATGCGGCGACGCAGTCGTCGAGGGGTGCGGGGAACGGATGCGCCGGGGCGAGCCGGTACTGCACCGACACGACCGTGATGCCGAGGCGTGCCGCCAGCCCCGCGCACGCGCGGTCGTCCATCTCGGCGGCGCCGATCACGTAGCCGCCGCCGTGGATCCAGACCAGCGCCGCGCCGGACGCACCGGGCGGCGTGAAGACGCGCACGCCCGTGGCGGGCACGTCGAAGTCGACGACCTCGAGCGTCATTCCCTCGGCGAGGCGCGGCGGCGGCATGAGGCGCATCGCCCGGTTCGCAAGCCGACGCTGCCACGCACGACGCACCGCGATCGGCGGCGCCACCCGATAGGGCCTGCGAAGATCGGGATCGAGGTCCTCCGCGCGCATGCGCGTCGTCGCCGCAGGGGTGCCGGTGTCGCCCATCGATGCGTCCCTCCCGGTCGCACCCTCGCGACCGCCGTGCCGGAATGGTACGGATCGTATCCGATTCGTACACTTCGCGCGGAGCGCGTCCTCAGGCGCGCCGGGCGCGCAGCACGACGTCGGAGACGTGGTGGGACGACTCGTCCGCGGCATCCGCTCGCTGCCGGGTCTCGTCGACCTCGATCGCCCAGCCGTCGCCGAGCGCGGCAGCGAAGTCGGCGGGCTGCAGGTAGTCGTCGGGGTCGAAGCCGTGCTCGAGCGCGGTCGCGCGGTGCTCGGCGCCGTGGCCGACCACGAGCAGCGTGCCGCCGGGCGCGACCGCGTCGAGCATCGCGCCGATCGCCGTCGACGCCGTGTCCCGTCGCAGGGCGAGGTAGTGCCCCGCGACCAAGTCGAACGTGCGGCCCGGCAGCGGGTTGCCGGCGATGTCCGCCGCGACCCACTCGACGGATGCCCCTGCCTCGCCCGCAGCCCGCCGCGCGCGCTCGACCGCGACCGGTGACAGGTCGAGCCCCGTCACCGTCCACCCCCGCTGCGCGAGCCAGATCGCGTCGCCGCCCTCGCCGCTGCCCACGTCGAGCGCAGTGCCGGGCGCGTGCCCGTCGAGCTCGGCGACGAGCTGCGCGTTCGGCCGGCCGCTCCAGCGCTGCTCCGAGTCGGCGTAGCTGGCGTCCCAGTCGGCGGCCTCGTCGCCCGAGTGCCGGTGCGGTCCGTCGCCGTGGTCGTGGCCGTGGTGCTCGTGCGCGCTCATGCGACCAGCCAACGTGGCGCCGCGGCGCGCGTCAAGCCGGCGGCGTGGTCACCCCTCGCGCTCCGGCCCGCGGGCGACGAGAATCGCACCATGCCCACTCCCGTGACCTCCGACTTCGACGCCGACGTGGCCGTGATCG
This portion of the Agromyces rhizosphaerae genome encodes:
- a CDS encoding dehydrogenase; translated protein: MGELTEPAMDAASDAAPDAADAPESAHVPGHHAIGCPECFEELQRNQFWWKARPDGSRLVGLVVARDDMPPVYDQRMDLARFGVDILDFRYPAPETEENWEQRLGRLFDTLRPGDVLVVANERALGRQSDEVTRTIRALAKHNLVVKVVNHGAPHLTDAQA
- a CDS encoding alpha/beta hydrolase, whose protein sequence is MGDTGTPAATTRMRAEDLDPDLRRPYRVAPPIAVRRAWQRRLANRAMRLMPPPRLAEGMTLEVVDFDVPATGVRVFTPPGASGAALVWIHGGGYVIGAAEMDDRACAGLAARLGITVVSVQYRLAPAHPFPAPLDDCVAAWEWVQREAAGRGLDPELVAVGGQSAGGGLAAALAQRLADLGGTQPAAQLLYCPMLDDRTAATRAHDARRHFAWSNRDNLVGWRSYLGAAPGAAEVPAYAVPARRADLAGLPPAWVGVGDIDLFHDEDVAYAEALRAAGVEVTTDVVPGAPHGFETIAWSSEMAKAFRRRAEEWLAARLGVASNAS
- a CDS encoding SDR family NAD(P)-dependent oxidoreductase, producing MPEGDENIRTAVVTGGGRGIGAAAVRRLVRAGWTVTAVVRDPARASEVLADVEGVTIMRGDLHDAGELEEVARTFDGRALDLLVANAARFAPWDQTASTADLEDVLDSFEVNVLGTWRTLQAFLPALRRAKDAQVIVVGSGAGSHSDPRFGITSSPGAAGYAVSKAAVHALVRKAATELAPEGIEVYGVDPGLTATSPDMEQMGARPPAVGAESVLWPALLPGSVDPGTLTRDGRELGW
- a CDS encoding FMN-dependent NADH-azoreductase, with translation MKLLHIIASPRIEKSNTLRVSAAFLDELDATVPDLEVETLDLFAESLPGLAGANIDAKYSLMAGAPVDPTHADSWERIEHTIERFLAADAYLISTPLWNLGTPYALKYYIDCIVQPGYLFRYNEQGYPVPLVHDRKMVVVTSSGSDYSPGSPLQALNFQEPYLRAIFGFVGITDITFVHGHAMDASPTHRADGIASAIDEARVVASSEAWRDGDVEVA
- a CDS encoding class I SAM-dependent methyltransferase, which gives rise to MSAHEHHGHDHGDGPHRHSGDEAADWDASYADSEQRWSGRPNAQLVAELDGHAPGTALDVGSGEGGDAIWLAQRGWTVTGLDLSPVAVERARRAAGEAGASVEWVAADIAGNPLPGRTFDLVAGHYLALRRDTASTAIGAMLDAVAPGGTLLVVGHGAEHRATALEHGFDPDDYLQPADFAAALGDGWAIEVDETRQRADAADESSHHVSDVVLRARRA
- a CDS encoding GyrI-like domain-containing protein, which codes for MSGEAGEKYDVKRAHRELYAPTAKDWALVDVPPLQYLAIDGQGSPGVSPVYLEAVETLYPVAYAAKFASKRELGRDFVVAPLEGLWWADDPTAFTRGDRDAWKWTLLIHQPDWIDHDAIDRAVAAARAKRDSPALDRLRLQTIEEGSSAQVLHLGPFADEAPTLARLHDEWMPAHGVTFNGPHHEVYLSDPRRAAPEKLRTVLRQPVRPA